Proteins from a genomic interval of Actinomycetota bacterium:
- the lysA gene encoding diaminopimelate decarboxylase produces the protein MNPLPLRLLPATAQVGPGGRLSVGGVDLVDLAAEVGTPAFVYDEEHLRARCQEAVAAFGPGNAAYAGKAFLCRAMAALAYEEGMHVDVATGGELHVALAAGVPPSHIEMHGNNKSVGELARAVELGVRVVVDSFDELDRLEALAPAPPVRVLVRVTPGVEAHTHEYVMTGQVDSKFGFGLASGDAARAVERVVAAPWAELVGVHAHIGSQIFLVRSYEKAVEALADFVRPLGVDELCLGGGLGVAYVDGEEAPTITEWAEGLLGACRAAGLANRVTVEPGRAIAAAAGLTLYRVGTVKDVPGVRTYVSVDGGMSDNPRPVLYGSGYEAFLPRATTAARPRVVTVVGKHCESGDLVARDAHVPADLAVGDVLCTPVTGAYGHSMASNYNKVPRPPVVFVREGQARVVVRRETLDDLLRLDS, from the coding sequence GTGAACCCGCTGCCGCTGCGGCTCCTGCCGGCCACGGCCCAGGTCGGGCCCGGTGGCCGCCTGTCGGTGGGCGGGGTCGACCTGGTCGACCTGGCCGCCGAGGTGGGCACCCCCGCCTTCGTCTACGACGAGGAACACCTCCGGGCCCGCTGCCAGGAGGCGGTGGCCGCCTTCGGCCCGGGCAACGCGGCCTACGCCGGCAAGGCTTTCCTGTGCCGGGCCATGGCCGCCCTGGCCTACGAGGAGGGCATGCACGTCGACGTGGCCACCGGGGGTGAGCTGCACGTGGCCCTGGCCGCGGGTGTGCCGCCCAGCCACATCGAGATGCACGGCAACAACAAGTCGGTGGGCGAGCTGGCCCGGGCCGTGGAGCTGGGCGTGCGGGTGGTGGTCGACTCCTTCGACGAGCTCGACCGGCTCGAAGCCCTGGCCCCTGCGCCGCCGGTGCGGGTGCTGGTACGCGTCACCCCCGGGGTCGAGGCCCACACCCACGAGTACGTGATGACCGGCCAGGTCGACTCCAAGTTCGGCTTCGGGCTGGCCAGCGGCGACGCCGCCCGGGCCGTGGAGCGGGTCGTGGCCGCACCGTGGGCCGAACTGGTGGGTGTCCACGCCCACATCGGCAGCCAGATCTTCCTGGTGCGGTCCTACGAGAAGGCGGTCGAGGCCCTGGCCGACTTCGTCCGCCCCCTGGGGGTGGACGAGCTGTGCCTGGGCGGCGGCCTGGGCGTGGCCTACGTGGACGGGGAGGAGGCCCCCACGATCACCGAGTGGGCCGAGGGGCTCCTCGGGGCGTGCCGGGCCGCGGGGCTGGCCAACCGGGTCACGGTCGAGCCGGGGCGGGCCATCGCCGCGGCTGCCGGCCTCACCCTCTACCGGGTGGGCACCGTCAAGGACGTGCCCGGTGTGCGGACCTACGTCTCGGTCGACGGGGGGATGAGCGACAACCCCCGGCCCGTGCTCTACGGGAGCGGCTACGAGGCGTTCCTGCCCCGGGCGACCACCGCCGCCCGCCCCCGGGTGGTCACCGTGGTGGGCAAGCACTGCGAGTCGGGAGACCTGGTGGCGCGCGACGCCCACGTGCCCGCCGACCTGGCCGTGGGCGATGTCCTGTGCACACCGGTGACGGGCGCCTACGGCCACTCGATGGCATCCAACTACAACAAGGTCCCCCGCCCGCCCGTGGTCTTCGTGCGCGAGGGGCAGGCCCGGGTGGTCGTGCGGCGGGAGACGCTCGACGACCTGCTGCGCCTCGACAGCTGA
- a CDS encoding homoserine dehydrogenase, giving the protein MGQETVRVGLLGCGNVGRAVVELVRDHGAAIRSRTGLDLQIARVAVHSISKDRGVELAAGVLTDDAESVVTDPSIDVVVEVMGGTEPARRLILAALDAKKPVVTANKELLANAGPELFSAAMRSGVDLLFEAAVAGGIPLIRPLRESLAGDRLRRVTGIVNGTTNYVLTRMAEDGRSFAEAVAEAQSLGYAERDPTADVEGYDAAAKAAVLATVAFGAQVAAGDVYREGISSITSEDISMARRLGYVIKLLAVIEAVDGDVAVRVHPAMVPLDHPLASVRDSFNAVFVEGEAVGELMFYGRGAGGRPTASAVMGDLVDAAANLRQGRVAALPEPVAARIRPIDELRSAYYVTIDVVDRPGVLEKVAGVTARHGVSIWKMEQLGLGDEARLVLVTHVAEERAMQATLHDLRGLEAVDRVGTLLRVVGAD; this is encoded by the coding sequence ATGGGCCAGGAGACCGTTCGGGTGGGGTTGCTGGGGTGCGGCAACGTGGGGCGGGCCGTGGTCGAGCTGGTCCGCGACCACGGGGCCGCCATCCGGTCCCGCACGGGGCTCGACCTGCAGATCGCCCGGGTGGCGGTCCACTCCATCAGCAAGGACCGGGGGGTGGAGCTGGCCGCCGGCGTGCTGACCGACGACGCCGAGAGCGTGGTGACCGACCCGTCCATCGACGTGGTCGTCGAGGTCATGGGCGGCACCGAGCCCGCCCGCCGGCTCATCCTGGCCGCCCTGGACGCCAAGAAGCCGGTGGTCACGGCCAACAAGGAGCTGCTGGCCAACGCCGGCCCCGAGCTGTTCTCGGCGGCCATGCGCTCGGGGGTCGACCTGCTGTTCGAGGCGGCCGTGGCCGGAGGCATCCCGCTGATCCGGCCGCTGCGGGAGTCGCTGGCCGGCGACCGCCTGCGCCGGGTGACGGGCATCGTCAACGGCACCACCAACTACGTGCTGACCCGCATGGCCGAGGACGGCCGTTCGTTCGCCGAGGCGGTGGCCGAGGCCCAGAGCCTGGGTTACGCCGAGCGCGACCCCACGGCCGACGTGGAGGGCTACGACGCCGCCGCCAAGGCGGCCGTACTCGCCACGGTGGCTTTCGGCGCGCAGGTGGCCGCGGGCGACGTCTACCGCGAGGGCATCTCGTCCATCACGTCCGAGGACATCTCGATGGCCCGCCGCCTGGGTTATGTCATCAAGCTGCTGGCCGTGATCGAGGCTGTCGACGGCGACGTGGCCGTGCGCGTCCACCCGGCCATGGTCCCCCTCGACCACCCCCTGGCCTCGGTGCGCGACTCGTTCAACGCCGTGTTCGTCGAGGGCGAAGCCGTGGGCGAGCTGATGTTCTACGGGCGGGGGGCGGGCGGGCGGCCCACCGCCTCGGCCGTCATGGGCGACCTCGTCGACGCCGCCGCCAACCTGCGCCAGGGCCGGGTGGCTGCCCTGCCCGAGCCGGTGGCCGCCCGCATCCGCCCTATCGACGAGCTGCGTTCGGCTTATTACGTGACCATCGACGTGGTCGACCGGCCGGGCGTGCTCGAGAAGGTGGCCGGGGTCACGGCCCGCCACGGCGTGTCGATCTGGAAGATGGAACAGCTCGGCCTGGGCGACGAGGCCCGTTTGGTGCTGGTCACCCACGTGGCCGAGGAGCGGGCCATGCAGGCCACCCTCCACGACCTGCGGGGCCTGGAGGCCGTCGACCGGGTGGGCACGCTGCTGCGCGTGGTCGGGGCCGACTAG
- the thrC gene encoding threonine synthase has protein sequence MGGSASGWRGVIVEYAGFMPSMAPGSVVTLLEGNTPLVPAPRLSAMVGARVLLKVEGANPTGSFKDRGMTVAISKAHEDGAKAVVCASTGNTSASAAAYATRAGLKCVVLIPEGYIALGKLAQALVHGAQVLQIRGNFDNAFALVRELAETEPVTMVNSVNPYRIEGQKSGAFEIADVLGDAPDAHCIPVGNAGNITAYWKGYQEYREAGRATKAPVMYGFQAAGSAPIVVGHPVERPETVATAIRIGNPASWQGALDAVAGSGGGVHAVTDAEILDAYRFLAGQEAVFCEPASAASVAGLMKVGPPFPGATVVCTLTGHGLKDPDRAIAEVTVPSPVEADLAAVRAQLGL, from the coding sequence GTGGGGGGTTCGGCTTCGGGCTGGCGGGGGGTCATCGTCGAGTACGCCGGCTTCATGCCCTCCATGGCGCCCGGTTCGGTGGTCACCCTGCTGGAGGGCAACACGCCCCTGGTACCCGCGCCCCGGCTCTCGGCCATGGTCGGCGCGCGCGTCCTGCTCAAGGTCGAGGGAGCCAACCCCACCGGTTCGTTCAAGGACCGGGGCATGACCGTCGCCATCTCCAAGGCCCACGAGGACGGGGCCAAGGCCGTCGTGTGCGCCTCGACGGGCAACACGTCGGCGTCGGCCGCGGCCTACGCCACCCGGGCCGGGCTCAAGTGCGTGGTGCTGATCCCCGAGGGTTACATCGCGCTGGGCAAGCTGGCCCAGGCCCTCGTCCACGGCGCCCAGGTGCTGCAGATCAGGGGCAACTTCGACAACGCCTTCGCCCTGGTGCGGGAGCTGGCCGAGACCGAGCCGGTGACCATGGTCAACTCGGTGAACCCCTACCGCATCGAGGGCCAGAAGTCGGGCGCCTTCGAGATCGCCGACGTGCTGGGCGACGCCCCCGACGCTCACTGCATCCCCGTGGGCAACGCCGGCAACATCACCGCCTACTGGAAGGGCTACCAGGAGTACCGGGAGGCGGGCCGGGCCACCAAGGCGCCCGTCATGTACGGCTTCCAGGCCGCCGGGTCCGCCCCGATCGTGGTGGGCCACCCGGTCGAGCGGCCCGAGACCGTGGCCACCGCCATCCGCATCGGCAACCCTGCGTCCTGGCAGGGGGCGCTCGACGCCGTAGCCGGGTCCGGGGGCGGTGTCCACGCCGTGACCGACGCCGAGATCCTCGACGCCTACCGGTTCCTGGCCGGCCAGGAGGCCGTGTTCTGCGAGCCCGCCTCCGCCGCGTCGGTGGCCGGGTTGATGAAGGTGGGCCCGCCGTTCCCGGGGGCCACCGTCGTGTGCACCCTCACCGGCCACGGCCTCAAGGACCCCGACCGGGCCATCGCCGAGGTGACCGTCCCCTCGCCCGTCGAGGCCGACCTGGCCGCCGTCCGCGCCCAGCTCGGCCTCTGA
- a CDS encoding DUF559 domain-containing protein yields MTDHIFDINLRTLALGQHGLVSRAQARAAGGTAEMIRLRLASPDWDAVTYRVLRLVGTPSSDQHRAMAAVLDAGPGTAVSHQSAAAMWGLPGFDAGTIHVSRPRGGPARSSPLAVVHWPTWLPDQHVSRLDGVPVTTVARTIFDLASDLHPKRVARTVDNALARRLVRASAIVGLCSSLAEQGRAGTRLMRELMAERDGAYVAPESGLEARFLALVAAAGLPTPERQVDVGGDDWVGRVDFLFRPERLVAEIDGDLSHTALLDQEADDERDRRLRAAGYEVVRVTARQVWYRPDEAISLLRAALSRAA; encoded by the coding sequence ATGACAGACCATATATTCGACATCAACCTGAGGACTTTGGCCCTTGGCCAGCACGGGCTCGTGAGCAGGGCCCAGGCCCGCGCCGCTGGGGGGACCGCCGAGATGATCCGACTGCGGCTGGCATCGCCGGACTGGGACGCCGTCACCTACCGGGTGCTCCGGCTCGTCGGCACGCCGTCGAGTGACCAGCACCGGGCCATGGCGGCCGTGCTCGACGCCGGCCCGGGGACGGCCGTCTCCCACCAGAGCGCGGCCGCCATGTGGGGCCTTCCCGGGTTCGACGCCGGCACCATCCACGTGAGCCGGCCCCGCGGCGGCCCGGCCCGGTCTTCCCCCCTGGCCGTGGTCCACTGGCCGACGTGGTTGCCGGACCAGCATGTGTCCCGGCTCGACGGCGTACCCGTGACCACGGTGGCCCGCACCATCTTCGACCTGGCCTCGGACTTGCACCCCAAGCGGGTGGCCCGCACCGTCGACAACGCGCTGGCGCGCCGCCTCGTTCGGGCGTCGGCCATCGTCGGGCTCTGTTCGTCGCTGGCCGAGCAAGGCCGGGCCGGCACCCGCCTGATGCGCGAGCTCATGGCCGAGCGTGACGGCGCCTATGTCGCTCCCGAGAGCGGGCTCGAGGCCCGGTTCCTGGCGCTGGTGGCGGCGGCCGGCCTACCCACGCCCGAGCGCCAGGTCGATGTCGGCGGCGACGACTGGGTCGGCCGGGTCGACTTCCTGTTCCGGCCCGAGAGGCTGGTAGCCGAGATCGACGGCGACCTGTCGCACACCGCCCTGCTCGACCAGGAGGCCGACGACGAACGTGACCGCCGTCTGCGGGCGGCCGGCTACGAGGTGGTCCGGGTGACGGCCCGCCAGGTGTGGTACCGGCCCGACGAGGCCATCTCCCTCCTCCGCGCCGCCCTGTCCCGCGCCGCCTGA